The following is a genomic window from Geminicoccaceae bacterium.
GCGGAGCGCTGATGCCCAACAGTGTGCGCTTCGTCATCCGCGTCAATGAAGCGCGCAAGCGACCCGTGAGCGCGGTGGCGGATTTCACCGAAGTCCGCGATGTGGTGGAGGTCGAAGTCTGGGAAGACGAGACGTTCTTCTTCGAGATCCTGTTCGATGCCGAACACAATCTCGAAGAGCGGATCCTCAAGGAGCAGTTCGTCCCCGGCTGAAGAACGACAATCGCCGGCCCGGTCCGGTCCTCACGCGGGATAGCTCAGCAGGCAGCGCGCGGGAGTGCCGAGTTTGGCCACTCCGCCAAGACCGTCGAGTTCGATCATGAAGGCGGCACCGACCACATCCGCACCGACCTTGCGCAGGAGCTGGACCGCAGCCTGCGCCGTACCGCCGGTAGCGATCAGGTCGTCGATGAGCACCACGCGCGCACCACGGGGTACAAGCCCGTCGGAAACCTGCAGGGTATCACTGCCATATTCGAGGTCGTAGGAATGGCTCACCACCGTGCCGGGCAGCTTGCCGACCTTGCGGATCATGACCATACCGGTACCAAGGCGAATGGAGACGGGTGCCGCAAGGAGAAAACCGCGACTTTCGATGCCCGCGATCAGGTCGGGCTTGAGGTCCGCGATCATGTCGGCCATGCGTCGGGCAGCCTCGCTCCATGCCTGCGCATGTTGCAGAAGCGTCGAGATATCGTAGAAAAGGATCCCGGGTTTGGGAAAGTCAGGAATGCGTCGAATGTGGCTGTCGAGATCCATGATCAGCTTGCGTCTCCTGCTGGTATGTCTGCTGGCCCCTTGCCTTTCGGGCATCGTTGCCGGCGGCGACGTACTCCCGGGCGCGATGGCCCAGGAGACCTTTTCCCAATCCGAGCTTTGGATCGAAACGTCAAGCGGCAGGCATCGCTTCACCGTCGAGATTGCCGATACTCCGGGGCGTCGCGCGCAGGGGCTCATGTTTCGCGAGGACATGCCGGTCGATCATGGCATGCTGTTCGAATTCGAACGGCTGCAGCCAGTCGCCATGTGGATGCGCAATACCCTGATCCCGCTGGACATGCTGTTCATCAACCCTGACGGCACCATCCACCATATCATTGCGGCGGCCGAGCCCCGGACCGACACCACCCGCTCCTCCGAGGGCAAGGTGCTGGGCGTGCTGGAACTCAACGCCCATGTGACGCAGTTGCTGGGCATAAGGACCGGCGACAGGGTCATCCATCCCTTTTTCGGCACGAAGTAGGCATCATCCGACCAGACGTCACCCGCGCATGGTCAGGACGACCTTGCCCTGCGACCGGCGCGAGCGAAGCTGTTCAAGCGCCTCGACGACCCGTTCCATCGGGAATGTGGCCGAGACAAGCGGCTTGAGGGTCCCTTCGCCATGCCAGGCGAGCAGTGTGCCGAGACTCCTGCGCAACCGGACCGGATCCTTGCGCCGGTAGCTACCCCAATAAAGTCCCAGGGCCGCCAAATTCTTCACAAGCAGGATATTGGCCGGAATCTTCGGCACCTCACCGGATGCGAAACCGATACACAACAGGCGCCCTTCCCAGGCCATGGCGCGCAGCGAGGCATCGAACATGGCACCGCCAACGGGATCGTAGACGACGTCAAATCCGGCACCGTCGTGAGCGGCCTTCAGCAAACCGACGAGATCATCGCTGCCGCTGTCGATCACCTCATCGGCGCCATGGCTTCTGGCGACAGCGAGCTTGTCATCTCCCCTTGCGGTGGCCGTGACATGCGCTCCCATGCGCTTGCCGATCTCGACGGCAGTGAGCCCGACACCGCCCGCCGCCCCGTGGACCAGCAGGCGTTCGCCCGGCTGCAGATGCGCCCGCCACTCCAGCGCTCCGTGTGATGTCCCGTAGGCGATGGCAAAGCCGGCGGCTGTGACATCATCGATGGTGTCGGGCAACGGCACCACGTCATTGGCGCGGGCAATCACCTTTTCGGCGAATGCACCACTGTCGACGGGAGCCAGCACCCGCTGTCCCACGCTCAGTTCGTTTACCCCGGCACCAACGGCACCGACTCGCCCCGCCAGTTCGAGACCCGGCACGAACGGCGGCTCGCGCCGCTCCTGATAGCGACCGGAGATCATGAGAAGATCGGCGAAGTTGAGCCCCGCCGCGGCGACGTCGATGAGGATTTCCCCCTCGCCCGGACGCGGCGTGTCGACATCTTCGATCGCGAGCCCGCCGATATCGCCCAGCTGCCTGCAGACTACCGCTTTCATAACCGCAATTCCCCGTCTCGACGCCCCGACCATGTCCAATGACCAGGCCGCAGGTTGGCAGCAACGAACGCCTCTGGAAAGTGCGGCGGCGAGACGCTAAACCCGTCGGCATGACAGACCCGATACAACGCGGCTTCTTCGCCATAGGCGCGGAAGGTATCAGCAAACCCATGAACATGGGCAATCTCGTCCGGTCGGCCCATGCCTTCGGCGCCAGTTTCGTGTTCCTTATCCATGCCCATTATTCCGTCAAGGCAAGCAAGTCGGATACCTCGCATTCGCACCATCAGCTGCCGGTCTACGACTATCCGGATGTCGCGTCGATGCAGCTGCCGCGCGCATGTTCGGTCGTCGGTGTCGAACTGCTTG
Proteins encoded in this region:
- a CDS encoding NADPH:quinone oxidoreductase family protein; its protein translation is MKAVVCRQLGDIGGLAIEDVDTPRPGEGEILIDVAAAGLNFADLLMISGRYQERREPPFVPGLELAGRVGAVGAGVNELSVGQRVLAPVDSGAFAEKVIARANDVVPLPDTIDDVTAAGFAIAYGTSHGALEWRAHLQPGERLLVHGAAGGVGLTAVEIGKRMGAHVTATARGDDKLAVARSHGADEVIDSGSDDLVGLLKAAHDGAGFDVVYDPVGGAMFDASLRAMAWEGRLLCIGFASGEVPKIPANILLVKNLAALGLYWGSYRRKDPVRLRRSLGTLLAWHGEGTLKPLVSATFPMERVVEALEQLRSRRSQGKVVLTMRG
- a CDS encoding adenine phosphoribosyltransferase, coding for MDLDSHIRRIPDFPKPGILFYDISTLLQHAQAWSEAARRMADMIADLKPDLIAGIESRGFLLAAPVSIRLGTGMVMIRKVGKLPGTVVSHSYDLEYGSDTLQVSDGLVPRGARVVLIDDLIATGGTAQAAVQLLRKVGADVVGAAFMIELDGLGGVAKLGTPARCLLSYPA
- a CDS encoding DUF192 domain-containing protein, whose translation is MISLRLLLVCLLAPCLSGIVAGGDVLPGAMAQETFSQSELWIETSSGRHRFTVEIADTPGRRAQGLMFREDMPVDHGMLFEFERLQPVAMWMRNTLIPLDMLFINPDGTIHHIIAAAEPRTDTTRSSEGKVLGVLELNAHVTQLLGIRTGDRVIHPFFGTK